One region of Phragmites australis chromosome 18, lpPhrAust1.1, whole genome shotgun sequence genomic DNA includes:
- the LOC133899729 gene encoding transcription factor AIG1-like: protein MVVTDREGECSAPAASRKGPARSHSEAERKRRQRINAHLATLRTLVPSASRMDKAALLGEVVRHVRELRGKASDAMEGVGIGVVPGEGDEVGVEEDDYWRPDNCYGAVGARADDHRWPRRVRAWVCCADSPGLMSDLGRAVRSVSARPVRAEIATVGGRTRRVLELDVCDDDEAATGNGRAVVLSTLRAALHTVLLNREEQLVAAEGYKRPRFTAQIGKVQ, encoded by the exons ATGGTGGTGACGGACAGGGAGGGGGAGTgctcggcgccggcggcttCGCGGAAGGGGCCGGCCCGGAGCCACAGCGAGGCCGAGCGCAAGCGGCGGCAGCGGATCAACGCCCACCTCGCCACGCTCCGCACCCTTGTCCCCTCCGCCTCCCGG ATGGACAAGGCGGCGTTGCTGGGCGAGGTGGTGCGGCACGTGCGGGAGCTGCGGGGGAAGGCGAGCGACGCGATGGAGGGCGTCGGCATCGGCGTCGTCCCCGGGGAGGGCGACGAAGtgggcgtcgaggaggacgacTACTGGCGGCCCGATAACTGCTACGGCGCAGTCGGCGCACGGGCAGACGACCACCGGTGGCCGCGGCGCGTCAGGGCGTGGGTGTGCTGCGCCGACAGCCCGGGGCTCATGTCCGACCTGGGCCGCGCCGTGCGGTCCGTCAGCGCTCGCCCCGTCCGCGCGGAGATCGCCACCGTCGGCGGGAGGACCCGCAGGGTCCTGGAGCTGGACGTCTGCGACGACGACGAGGCGGCCACTGGCAATGGCAGGGCGGTGGTGCTGTCCACGCTGCGCGCGGCGCTACACACCGTGCTGCTCAACCGGGAGGAACAACTCGTCGCCGCGGAGGGATACAAGCGGCCGCGCTTCACGGCGCAGATCGGCAAGGTGCAGTGA
- the LOC133899506 gene encoding vegetative cell wall protein gp1-like has product MAGRGPGCRLLVLLLTLTAFNGSFAARHLLDTAAAPEAAPAQPSIPAVPTTLPPMPSIPAVPTTLPPMPSIPAVPKLTVPPIPSIPIPKVALPPAAAGTIPSLPNPGIPATVPTIPAVPVTLPPMPSIPTTVPSIPTTIPTTIPTIPGFQMPPIPFMAPPPQTASP; this is encoded by the coding sequence ATGGCTGGTCGTGGACCTGGTTGCCGTCTTCTTGTCCTGCTCCTAACCTTGACAGCCTTCAATGGCAGCTTCGCAGCTCGCCATCTTCTGGACACAGCAGCTGCCCCAGAGGCGGCACCGGCTCAGCCTTCCATACCAGCAGTTCCAACCACACTGCCTCCGATGCCTTCCATACCAGCAGTTCCAACAACACTGCCTCCGATGCCTTCCATTCCAGCGGTCCCAAAGTTGACAGTTCCACCAATTCCATCCATTCCTATCCCGAAGGTCGCCCTGCCACCAGCAGCCGCTGGCACAATCCCATCTCTACCAAATCCTGGGATTCCCGCCACCGTACCAACTATCCCTGCAGTGCCGGTTACCCTGCCACCAATGCCCTCAATCCCCACTACTGTGCCATCTATTCCAACCACGATCCCAACAACAATCCCTACCATTCCTGGGTTCCAGATGCCACCCATTCCATTCATGGCCCCACCACCACAGACCGCCAGCCCTTGA
- the LOC133899504 gene encoding uncharacterized protein LOC133899504 isoform X1 translates to MAAVRAAPRLRSLPLLLPGPDAAAAVRRSLSCASASPAPSPALARTISSASASSSSTPSPYTALVGRVSCEREIKRSKFIAVAAPVPDERAAMAFLDELGEQFRYNDDGEPSSTAGKPIYSAIISSGIDMVMVVVIRYFGGIKLGTGGLVRAYGGVASECLKDAPTCLVKPKLHHFQAEDIKQDYDTGKNGTVMVMFKVEYENIDNLGNAVNSACSRKIELVL, encoded by the exons ATGGCGGCCGTGCGCGCCGCTCCACGCCtccgctccctccctctcctgctTCCAGGGCcagacgccgccgccgcagtcCGCCGTAGTCTCTCCTGCGCAAGCGCCTCCCCGGCTCCCAGCCCCGCGCTAGCGCGCACGATATCGTCTGCGTCCGCGTCCTCATCCTCGACTCCCTCCCCGTACACGGCGCTCGTGGGTCGCGTGAGCTGCGAACGTGAGATCAAGCGCAGCAAGTTCATCGCCGTAGCCGCCCCCGTCCCCGACGAGCGCGCCGCCATGGCCTTCCTCGACGAG CTGGGAGAGCAATTCCGTTACAACGATGACGGCGAACCTTCTAGCACAGCTGGGAAGCCAATATACTCTGCCATCATTTCCTCCGGCATTGATATGGTCATGGTGGTTGTTATTAG ATATTTTGGAGGCATAAAATTGGGAACCGGTGGGCTGGTGAGAGCTTATGGTGGGGTTGCTTCTGAATGCCTTAAAGATGCTCCTACTTGTCTTGTGAAACCAAAG CTGCATCATTTCCAAGCTGAAGATATTAAACAGGACTATGACACTGGCAAAAATGGTACAGTTATGGTCATGTTCAAAGTGGAATATGAAAACATTGATAATCTTGGAAATGCAGTGAATTCAGCTTGCAGCAGGAAAATAGAACTAGTTCTATAA
- the LOC133899504 gene encoding uncharacterized protein LOC133899504 isoform X3 translates to MAAVRAAPRLRSLPLLLPGPDAAAAVRRSLSCASASPAPSPALARTISSASASSSSTPSPYTALVGRVSCEREIKRSKFIAVAAPVPDERAAMAFLDELGEQFRYNDDGEPSSTAGKPIYSAIISSGIDMVMVVVIRYFGGIKLGTGGLVRAYGGVASECLKDAPTCLVKPKKHMYDLS, encoded by the exons ATGGCGGCCGTGCGCGCCGCTCCACGCCtccgctccctccctctcctgctTCCAGGGCcagacgccgccgccgcagtcCGCCGTAGTCTCTCCTGCGCAAGCGCCTCCCCGGCTCCCAGCCCCGCGCTAGCGCGCACGATATCGTCTGCGTCCGCGTCCTCATCCTCGACTCCCTCCCCGTACACGGCGCTCGTGGGTCGCGTGAGCTGCGAACGTGAGATCAAGCGCAGCAAGTTCATCGCCGTAGCCGCCCCCGTCCCCGACGAGCGCGCCGCCATGGCCTTCCTCGACGAG CTGGGAGAGCAATTCCGTTACAACGATGACGGCGAACCTTCTAGCACAGCTGGGAAGCCAATATACTCTGCCATCATTTCCTCCGGCATTGATATGGTCATGGTGGTTGTTATTAG ATATTTTGGAGGCATAAAATTGGGAACCGGTGGGCTGGTGAGAGCTTATGGTGGGGTTGCTTCTGAATGCCTTAAAGATGCTCCTACTTGTCTTGTGAAACCAAAG AAGCATATGTATGACTTGAGTTAA
- the LOC133899504 gene encoding uncharacterized protein LOC133899504 isoform X2, whose product MAAVRAAPRLRSLPLLLPGPDAAAAVRRSLSCASASPAPSPALARTISSASASSSSTPSPYTALVGRVSCEREIKRSKFIAVAAPVPDERAAMAFLDELGEQFRYNDDGEPSSTAGKPIYSAIISSGIDMVMVVVIRYFGGIKLGTGGLVRAYGGVASECLKDAPTCLVKPKARVSMEVPFDLLGTVYHRVIISY is encoded by the exons ATGGCGGCCGTGCGCGCCGCTCCACGCCtccgctccctccctctcctgctTCCAGGGCcagacgccgccgccgcagtcCGCCGTAGTCTCTCCTGCGCAAGCGCCTCCCCGGCTCCCAGCCCCGCGCTAGCGCGCACGATATCGTCTGCGTCCGCGTCCTCATCCTCGACTCCCTCCCCGTACACGGCGCTCGTGGGTCGCGTGAGCTGCGAACGTGAGATCAAGCGCAGCAAGTTCATCGCCGTAGCCGCCCCCGTCCCCGACGAGCGCGCCGCCATGGCCTTCCTCGACGAG CTGGGAGAGCAATTCCGTTACAACGATGACGGCGAACCTTCTAGCACAGCTGGGAAGCCAATATACTCTGCCATCATTTCCTCCGGCATTGATATGGTCATGGTGGTTGTTATTAG ATATTTTGGAGGCATAAAATTGGGAACCGGTGGGCTGGTGAGAGCTTATGGTGGGGTTGCTTCTGAATGCCTTAAAGATGCTCCTACTTGTCTTGTGAAACCAAAG GCTCGTGTGAGTATGGAGGTACCCTTTGATCTGTTGGGTACAGTCTATCATCGGGTGATTATTAGTTATTAA
- the LOC133899229 gene encoding ATP synthase subunit d, mitochondrial-like: protein MSGNGAKKVADVAVKAGKAINWDGMAKMLVSEEARKEFATLRRTFEDVNHQLQTKFSQEPQPIDWEYYRKGIGSKVVDMYREAYESIEIPKYVDTVTPQFKPKFDALIVELKEAEQASLKESERIEKEIAEMKEMKKKISTMTADEYFEKHPELKQKFDDEIRNDYWGY from the exons ATGAGCGGGAACGGCGCGAAGAAGGTGGCGGATGTGGCCGTCAAGGCCGGCAAGGCGATCAACTGGGATGGCATGGCCAAGATGCTCGTCTCCGAGGAGGCGCGCAAGGAGTTCGCCACCCTCCGCCGCACCTTCGAGGACGTCAACCACCAGCTCCAGACCAAGTTCTCGCAG gaaccCCAACCTATTGATTGGGAGTACTACAGAAAGGGAATTGGATCTAAAGTAGTGGATATGTACAGAGAGGCTTATGAAA GCATCGAGATCCCCAAGTATGTCGACACCGTGACTCCCCAGTTCAAGCCAAAGTTTGATGCTCTG ATTGTTGAACTGAAGGAGGCAGAGCAAGCATCTCTAAAGGAGTCAGAGAGGATAGAGAAGGAGATTGCTGAAATGAAGGAAATGAAG AAAAAGATCAGCACAATGACAGCGGATGAGTACTTCGAGAAGCACCCTGAACTCAAGCAGAAGTTCGACGATGAAATCCGTAACGACTACTGGGGATATTGA
- the LOC133899263 gene encoding AT-hook motif nuclear-localized protein 17-like, with translation MDREWLYGSCRDDRVVQGFPRPPPQRESFSDEVSSRDGDEEMNDGSGPPAEASGGGDGLSVETGKRRRGRPLGSKNKPKPPPVVTRDVEPATALRPHVLEIPAGGDVARALAGFARRRGLGICVLSGTGAVADVSLRHPSPTTTAEGRAAVIFRGQYDILSISATFLPPSMSAAVPRAVRDLSISLAGPHGQIVGGAVAGPLIAATTVMVLAAAFTDLTFQRLPLEDDASVSVSGSGEGDEHRGHKPEPQEATRLQPHSMDMASASQPVPSNAHQRQDAWAPAATTQRPRPSYQ, from the coding sequence ATGGACAGGGAGTGGCTTTACGGAAGCTGCCGGGATGACAGGGTCGTCCAAGGTttcccgcggccgccgccgcagcgggaGTCCTTCTCTGACGAGGTGAGCagccgcgacggcgacgaggagATGAACGATGGCAGTGGCCCGCCGGCGGAGGCTTCTGGGGGAGGTGACGGGTTGAGCGTCGAGACGGGGAAGCGGAGGCGGGGGCGGCCACTGGGGTCCAAGAACAAGCCGAAGCCACCGCCGGTGGTGACGCGGGACGTGGAGCCCGCGACGGCGTTGCGGCCGCACGTGCTCGAGATCCCCGCCGGCGGGGACGTCGCGCGCGCGCTGGCCGGCTTCGCGCGCCGACGCGGCCTCGGGATCTGCGTGCTCTCCGGGACGGGCGCCGTCGCCGACGTGTCGCTCCGCCACCCCTCCCCTACCACCACAGCAGAAGGCCGCGCCGCGGTCATCTTCCGCGGTCAGTACGATATCCTCTCCATATCGGCCACGTTCCTTCCGCCTTCCATGTCCGCGGCGGTGCCCCGCGCCGTCAGGGACCTCTCGATATCGCTCGCCGGCCCGCACGGCCAGATCGTCGGAGGCGCCGTGGCAGGGCCGCTCATCGCCGCGACCACCGTCATGGTCCTGGCGGCCGCGTTCACCGACCTTACCTTCCAGCGCCTCCCCCTGGAGGACGACGCGTCAGTATCTGTCTCCGGCAGCGGCGAAGGCGACGAACACCGTGGGCACAAGCCGGAGCCGCAGGAGGCGACCCGGCTGCAGCCACACAGTATGGACATGGCGTCGGCGTCTCAGCCGGTGCCCTCAAATGCGCACCAGCGCCAAGATGCGTgggcgccggcggcgaccaCACAACGCCCACGGCCGTCGTATCAGTAG